The Fibrobacter sp. UWB16 genomic interval AGACCGGTAAGATCTGCGGCCATGTTCTCCCGGAAGGCCTGCAGCTCTGCCAGAAGCTGGAAAAACCGCTCTACACGCCGAGCACCAAGCCGGACGTAGGCCACGACGAAAACATCAGCTTCGAACAGACTTTCGATATCGTAGGCGAAAAGGTTGCAACGACTCTCCGTGACATGTCCCTCGACATCTACACGAAGGCCCGCGACTACGCCGCAAGCAAGGGCATCATCCTTGCCGACACCAAGTTCGAATTCGGTGAAATCGACGGCGAAACCATCCTCATCGACGAAGTTCTCACTCCGGACTCCAGCCGCTACTGGCCCGCAGACAAGTACCAGGTAGGCAAGAACCAGGAAAGTTTCGACAAGCAGTACGTTCGCGACTGGCTCGAAACACTCGACTGGGGCAAGACCTACCCGGGTCCGGAAATTCCGGCAGACGTCGTGAAGAACACGCTCGCCAAGTACGAAGAAATCTTCGTGCGCCTCACCGGCAAGCAGCCGGAACTGTAAGAGACCGCTCGGCTCTATCGCATAAGCAAGAATGTGATTTCGCCTCGCTCTCGCAACCACTCCTCGTTAATACGAGGAGTTTGTTGCTCACGGAGACCGCTCGACTCTATCGCATAAACAAGAATGTGATAATAAAAACGCGCAGACCTTCGGGCCTGCGTTTTTCTTTTTGCGTCATGTTGAGCGACAAAGTCGCGAAACATCCAGTAAAGTCTTGTATAACGTCATTCTGAACGGCGAAGCCGTGAAGAATCCAGTAAAGTCTTGTATTGCGAAACGAGAAATGACTGGATTCCTCACTTCGTTCGGAATGACGAAGCGAGTAGATTGCTCAGGGTGACGAGAGTGCGGAATGTTCGGAATGACGAAGATGCAACAATTACTCCAAATAGTATTCCCGGAGTGCGTCAATGGTAGCGGAAGGCACATGCATCCGCTGCGTGATAAAATTCAATAGCGATCCGTATTCCGCATTGATGCGCTTGAGCGGAATTTCAAGATA includes:
- a CDS encoding phosphoribosylaminoimidazolesuccinocarboxamide synthase: MSLKFDTPITEVPLFHQGKVRDMYDLGDSFLMVASDRLSAFDVVLPTPIPGKGKILNQLSLFWFQHLGMKNHLITADVNEYPAVLKKHADYLRGRSMIVKKAHRHSVECIVRGYIVGSGWKDYQKTGKICGHVLPEGLQLCQKLEKPLYTPSTKPDVGHDENISFEQTFDIVGEKVATTLRDMSLDIYTKARDYAASKGIILADTKFEFGEIDGETILIDEVLTPDSSRYWPADKYQVGKNQESFDKQYVRDWLETLDWGKTYPGPEIPADVVKNTLAKYEEIFVRLTGKQPEL